In Solanum pennellii chromosome 3, SPENNV200, a single window of DNA contains:
- the LOC107014375 gene encoding probable serine/threonine-protein kinase At1g54610 has protein sequence MGCVFGKIGSDGRKQNSNNRNASDGGVGASGDEVKITQPPPLPVEVEGPNRTESVSEYYSFRTLGNSFATNQQGWPSWLVAVAGDAIKDWTPRRADTFQKIEKIGQGTYSNVYKAKDLITGKIVALKKVRFDTMEPESVKFMAREILVLKKLDHPNVIKLEGLVTSRMSSSLYLVFEYMEHDLAGLAAVQKVKFSESQVKCYMKQLLSGLEHCHNNGVLHRDVKGSNLLIDNEGILKIADFGLASFYDPEHQQPMTSRVVTLWYRPPELLLGATNYGVGVDLWSAGCILAELLARKPIFPGRTEVEQLHKIFRLCGSPSEEYWKKFKLPNATLFKPQQPYKRCIDETFKDFPPSSHPMIATLLAIDPDERGTATAALNSEFLTTEPYPCEPSSLPKYPPSKEMDVKLRDEAARRQSGLHGKAHTGDSVKKVRRERVSRAIPAPEANAELQPNLDRWRMMTQANAKSKSEKFPPPHQDGAVGYPLNASHNGPASFSIAAASFDSSFDPKSRSLRSTTTTGGTSRQRRTKKEEPHMAPSRKLFHAFLPSSFRLSIDMRLRGRASVSETFSHHR, from the exons ATGGGATGTGTATTTGGAAAGATTGGTAGTGACGGGAGGAAACAGAATTCTAACAATCGGAATGCTTCCGACGGTGGTGTTGGAGCTTCAGGGGATGAGGTGAAGATCACTCAACCTCCACCGCTGCCGGTGGAGGTAGAAGGACCAAATCGTACAGAGTCGGTGTCTGAGTATTACAGTTTCAGAACATTGGGAAATTCTTTTGCAACGAATCAGCAAGGGTGGCCGTCGTGGCTGGTTGCAGTTGCTGGTGATGCTATAAAAGATTGGACTCCTCGCCGAGCGGATACTTTCCAGAAAATTGAAAAG ATTGGGCAAGGAACGTATAGCAATGTATATAAAGCAAAGGATTTGATAACAGGGAAGATTGTTGCATTGAAGAAAGTTAGGTTTGATACAATGGAGCCAGAGAGTGTGAAGTTCATGGCAAGAGAAATACTTGTTTTGAAAAAACTGGACCATCCCAATGTCATCAAACTTGAAGGTTTGGTGACTTCGAGAATGTCGTCTAGTTTGTACCTTGTTTTCGAGTACATGGAGCATGATCTGGCTGGTCTGGCTGCTGTTCAAAAGGTCAAATTTAGTGAATCGCAG GTAAAGTGCTACATGAAACAGTTACTCTCTGGTCTAGAGCATTGTCACAACAATGGAGTCCTACACCGTGATGTAAAAGGTTCCAATTTGCTGATTGATAATGAAGGAATTCTGAAAATAGCTGATTTTGGATTAGCTTCATTTTATGATCCTGAACACCAGCAACCTATGACTAGTCGTGTTGTGACTCTCTGGTACCGGCCACCTGAACTTCTGCTTGGAGCTACTAATTACGGTGTTGGTGTTGACCTGTGGAGTGCCGGATGCATTTTGGCTGAGTTACTCGCAAGGAAGCCAATATTTCCAGGGAGAACGGAG GTTGAGCAACTCCATAAAATATTTAGGTTGTGTGGCTCTCCATCCGAGGAGTATTGGAAGAAATTCAAGTTACCAAATGCTACTCTGTTTAAACCACAACAACCTTATAAACGCTGCATTGATGAGACATTCAAGGATTTTCCACCCTCTTCACATCCTATGATTGCAACACTTCTTGCTATCGATCCCGATGAAAGAGGCACAGCAACTGCAGCTTTGAACAGTGAA TTCCTTACAACTGAACCATATCCTTGCGAGCCTTCAAGCTTGCCAAAATATCCTCCTAGCAAGGAAATGGATGTCAAACTAAGAGATGAAGCTGCCAGGAG GCAAAGTGGTTTGCATGGAAAAGCTCACACTGGTGATAGTGTCAAGAAAGTGAGACGTGAGAGAGTTAGTCGTGCAATTCCAGCTCCGGAGGCTAATGCAGAGCTCCAACCGAACCTCGAT AGGTGGAGGATGATGACACAGGCTAATGCTAAGAGCAAGAGTGAAAAATTTCCTCCACCACATCAAGATGGAGCAGTTGGATACCCTCTTAATGCATCACATAATGGCCCTGCATCCTTCAGTATAGCTGCTGCTTCTTTTGATTCAAGTTTTGATCCAAAGTCACGATCTTTGAGAAGCACCACAACTACAGGTGGGACGTCGAGGCAGAGGAGAACCAAGAAAGAAGAGCCTCATATGGCTCCGTCTCGCAAACTTTTCCATGCAttccttccttcttcttttaGACTATCTATAGATATGAGACTGAGGGGTAGAGCTTCCGTCTCAGAGACATTTAGTCACCATAGATGA
- the LOC107014376 gene encoding pyruvate dehydrogenase E1 component subunit beta-1, mitochondrial-like, whose translation MSGIIYRKMATRGISALNMNQFLLGSRAFASRNFSSATKEMTVRDALNSALDEEMSADPKVFIMGEEVGEYQGAYKITKGLLNKYGPQRVLDTPITEAGFTGMGVGAAYHGLKPVIEFMTFNFSMQAIDHIINSAAKSNYMSAGQIAVPIVFRGPNGAAAGVGAQHSQCYAAWFGACPGLKVLAPYSSEDARGLLKAAIRDPDPVVFLENELLYGESFPVSAEVLDSSFALPIGKAKIEREGKDITITAFSKMVGSALKAAEILAKEGISAEVINLRSIRPLDRSTINASVRKTNRLLTVEEGFPQHGVGAEICASVVEESFEYLDAPVERISGADVPMPYAANLERMAVPQIEDIVRGAKRACYRAAKSVPMAATA comes from the exons ATGTCTGGGATTATATATCGAAAAATGGCTACCAGAGGCATTTCTGCTTTG AATATGAATCAGTTCCTGTTGGGAAGCAGGGCATTTGCATCTAGAAATTTTTCTTCAGCAACTAAAGAG ATGACTGTCCGTGATGCTTTGAATTCTGCTCTGGATGAAGAAATGTCTGCGGATCCAAAGGTCTTTATAATGGGAGAGGAG GTTGGTGAATACCAAGGAGCCTATAAG ATTACCAAAGGGCTGTTGAATAAATATGGTCCACAAAGAGTTCTTGATACACCCATTACTGAG GCTGGATTTACTGGAATGGGAGTTGGTGCTGCTTATCATGGTTTGAAGCCTGTTATAGAATTCATGACTTTCAACTTTTCAATGCAG GCTATTGACCATATTATCAATTCTGCTGCAAAATCAAATTACATGTCTGCCGGTCAGATCGCAGTCCCCATCGTCTTCAGGGGTCCTAATGGTGCTGCAGCTGGAGTAGGTGCTCAACACTCTCAG TGCTATGCGGCGTGGTTTGGTGCATGTCCTGGATTGAAGGTGCTAGCTCCATACTCGTCTGAGGATGCTCGCGGTCTGCTAAAAGCTGCTATCAGGGACCCAGATCCTGTTGTTTTTCTGGAAAATGAATTGCT atatggtgagtctttccCTGTTTCTGCTGAAGTTcttgattctagtttcgctctTCCCATTGGAAAAGCTAAG ATTGAACGTGAAGGAAAGGATATCACAATTACTGCTTTCTCAAAGATGGTTGGTTCTGCTCTTAAG GCTGCTGAAATTCTTGCAAAAGAGGGAATTAGTGCTGAG GTCATAAATTTGCGCTCTATCCGACCGCTTGATAGATCCACCATTAATGCTTCTGTGAGGAAAACCAACAGACTTTTAACTGTTGAAGAAGGGTTCCCACAACACGGCGTTGGAGCTGAGATCTG TGCTTCTGTGGTTGAGGAAAGTTTTGAGTATCTTGATGCACCAGTTGAGAGGATATCTGGGGCTGACGTTCCGATGCCATATGCAGCAAATCTAGAAAGAATGGCTGTTCCACAG ATTGAAGATATTGTTCGTGGAGCAAAGAGGGCATGTTACAGAGCAGCAAAATCAGTTCCAATGGCTGCAACTGCTTAA